The Fusobacterium russii ATCC 25533 genome includes a region encoding these proteins:
- a CDS encoding GspE/PulE family protein has protein sequence MKNLFPEKFENFFKLYEDNETSFFNAPGNDLEQLFENENSKPIKGLFFLLKRAVDSKASDIHFENLTNYLKVRFRINGLLKEIVKIEKNLSSPIISKLKILSSLDIVEKRKPQDGRFSLIYKNREIDFRISVIPTINGEKAVIRILDRFSNDFSLNDLYLSEKNKKLFYNAINQNNGIILFNGPTGSGKSTTLYSILKYKNSELLNISTVEDPVEYQIDGLNQIQCKNDIGLNFAYILRALLRQDPDVIMIGEIRDKETAEIAVKASLTGHLVFSTIHSNDTLGSINRLINLGIDSYLLSLVLVMSVSQRLLRKLCPNCKIIDENYVEKLVSLNYDLNSLDDSTNLYFYTHSEKGCENCMNTGYIGRIPIFEILYFDEKAKEILLKNHNKLSTSIIQESLLEDAISKAKSGLTSLDEILRQL, from the coding sequence TTTAAACTATATGAAGATAATGAAACCTCCTTTTTTAATGCTCCAGGAAATGATCTTGAACAACTTTTTGAAAATGAAAACTCAAAACCCATTAAAGGTCTTTTCTTTTTATTAAAAAGAGCTGTTGATTCAAAAGCAAGTGATATTCATTTTGAAAATTTAACCAACTATTTAAAAGTTCGTTTTAGAATAAACGGACTCTTAAAAGAAATAGTAAAAATTGAGAAAAACCTCTCTTCACCTATTATATCTAAATTAAAGATACTTTCTTCTTTAGATATTGTTGAAAAGAGAAAACCTCAAGATGGACGTTTCTCTCTAATTTATAAAAATAGAGAAATTGATTTCAGAATCTCAGTTATTCCAACTATAAATGGAGAGAAAGCTGTAATTAGAATATTGGATAGATTTTCAAATGATTTCTCACTTAATGATTTATATCTTTCTGAAAAAAACAAGAAATTATTTTATAATGCTATAAATCAAAATAATGGAATTATACTTTTTAATGGACCTACTGGCTCAGGAAAATCTACAACTCTTTATAGTATCCTAAAATATAAGAACTCAGAGTTATTAAATATTTCAACTGTTGAAGATCCTGTCGAATATCAAATTGATGGTTTAAATCAAATTCAATGTAAAAATGATATAGGGCTTAATTTTGCCTATATCTTGAGAGCTCTTTTAAGACAAGATCCTGATGTAATTATGATAGGTGAAATAAGGGATAAGGAAACTGCTGAAATAGCTGTAAAGGCATCTCTAACAGGACATTTAGTTTTTTCAACCATACATTCAAACGATACCCTAGGTTCTATCAATAGACTAATTAATCTTGGTATAGATAGTTATCTACTTAGTCTTGTCTTGGTAATGTCAGTATCACAAAGATTACTCAGGAAGCTTTGTCCTAATTGTAAAATAATAGATGAAAACTATGTTGAAAAACTGGTTTCTCTAAATTATGATTTAAACAGTTTAGATGACTCAACCAATCTCTATTTTTATACTCATTCTGAAAAAGGTTGTGAAAATTGTATGAACACCGGTTATATAGGAAGGATTCCTATTTTTGAAATTTTATATTTTGATGAGAAGGCAAAAGAGATACTTTTAAAAAATCATAATAAATTGAGTACAAGTATAATTCAAGAGTCCCTTTTAGAAGATGCTATCTCTAAAGCTAAATCAGGTCTAACATCACTAGATGAAATTTTGAGGCAACTATGA
- a CDS encoding PilN domain-containing protein — translation MIKNEFPLIYKDNINLALDNRAVLCLENFYFRIFKLKIENVINEEDRILKIEEHLEIIFPKYNSSDFILNYEFLSKNEEEEYLAVYLLNLTYLKNENILIDDSTYKFLSIIPSFFKVREFKAENNFYNFDVSPHSLVISKYSSNKLEDINSFHGEASFIIENSNERREISYYNVINSFLETVEKGYFIIFTGNKIEEQSLELKSKNYTFFDIEKINFRKYPNFLPLKIQRKNFLYFLNFKYLLSIFLLLILSFLLCFFLYYKINSSEEKLQNLESQSSLLEEENRNIREKLKELEDSKIELQNEKNKILKPSFKISEFLISLKYLLPENTKISSIEYDGQKTLSLIGLSQNLDSINLFLENIQNSKELKLENYDYILKTDSAIEFKLELIFQT, via the coding sequence ATGATTAAAAATGAATTTCCCTTAATATATAAAGATAATATTAATTTAGCGTTAGATAATAGGGCTGTCCTTTGCCTTGAAAATTTTTATTTTCGTATTTTTAAATTAAAAATTGAGAATGTTATAAATGAGGAGGACAGAATATTAAAGATTGAAGAACATTTAGAAATAATATTTCCAAAGTATAATTCCTCAGATTTTATTTTAAATTATGAGTTTTTGAGCAAAAATGAAGAAGAGGAATATCTAGCAGTCTATCTTCTAAATCTAACTTATTTGAAAAATGAAAATATTCTTATTGATGACAGTACTTATAAATTCTTATCAATTATTCCCTCTTTTTTTAAAGTTAGAGAATTTAAAGCTGAAAATAATTTTTATAATTTTGATGTAAGTCCTCATTCTTTAGTTATTTCAAAGTACAGTTCCAACAAATTGGAAGATATAAATTCATTCCATGGGGAAGCTTCCTTTATTATTGAGAATAGTAATGAGAGGAGGGAAATTTCTTATTATAATGTTATAAATAGTTTCCTAGAAACTGTTGAAAAGGGCTACTTTATAATTTTTACAGGTAACAAAATAGAAGAGCAGAGTTTAGAACTAAAATCTAAAAATTATACTTTTTTCGATATTGAAAAAATTAATTTTAGGAAATATCCAAATTTCTTACCCTTAAAAATACAAAGAAAGAATTTCCTCTATTTTTTAAATTTCAAATACTTATTAAGCATTTTTTTATTGCTTATTTTATCTTTTTTACTTTGTTTCTTCTTATATTATAAAATTAATTCCTCTGAGGAAAAACTTCAAAACTTAGAAAGCCAAAGTTCTTTATTGGAAGAAGAAAACAGAAATATCCGAGAAAAGCTTAAAGAATTGGAGGACAGTAAGATTGAGCTTCAAAATGAAAAAAATAAGATTCTGAAACCTTCTTTTAAAATAAGTGAATTTTTAATAAGTTTAAAATATTTACTTCCTGAAAATACTAAAATTTCAAGCATTGAATATGATGGACAAAAAACTTTAAGCTTAATAGGATTAAGTCAAAATTTAGATAGTATAAATTTATTCCTAGAAAATATCCAAAATTCTAAAGAGTTAAAACTTGAAAATTATGACTATATTTTAAAAACAGATTCTGCTATAGAATTTAAACTTGAGCTAATTTTTCAAACTTAA
- a CDS encoding type II secretion system F family protein, whose amino-acid sequence MKIKKEKILLFTKQFNSLTKAGINITQALDILILSETDKTFINILEKIKKNLNRGKNIFNSFKDYKDIFGNHFIYMLKVGEISGSLSMTLDNIHNYLEYNLSNKKKIASLLIYPSIVFLLSLIIFIFLLVFILPNFMNLFEESQIEIPKTTKFLIFLSSNFHYFLIALLLIFSSIILILKYISSKKRLKFKKDKFILKLIILGNLLKLKYAEEIYYSLHILLNSGITLVDGFDVIIENINNLEIKKNLLNIQKDIKTGSTITSAFRQLNLFNKRFQSFIKTAEESGFLSEAFLEISKILKLEYEYKLKKYIAFIEPLSIITLGFFIVFIILSIYIPIFSMIDVF is encoded by the coding sequence ATGAAAATAAAAAAGGAAAAAATACTTCTTTTCACAAAACAATTTAATAGTCTTACAAAAGCTGGCATAAACATTACTCAAGCTTTAGATATTCTTATATTATCAGAAACTGATAAAACTTTTATCAATATACTTGAAAAAATTAAAAAAAATTTAAATAGGGGAAAAAATATTTTTAATAGTTTCAAAGATTATAAGGATATCTTTGGTAATCACTTTATATATATGCTAAAGGTTGGAGAAATAAGTGGTTCCCTTTCTATGACATTAGACAATATACATAATTATCTTGAATATAATTTGTCTAACAAGAAAAAAATAGCAAGCCTTCTTATTTATCCAAGTATAGTTTTTTTATTGAGTCTTATTATCTTCATTTTTTTACTTGTTTTCATTCTTCCTAACTTTATGAACTTATTTGAGGAGAGCCAAATAGAAATTCCAAAAACGACAAAATTTTTAATTTTTCTTTCAAGTAACTTTCATTATTTCTTAATAGCACTTTTATTAATCTTTTCTTCAATCATACTCATCTTAAAATATATAAGTTCAAAAAAAAGATTAAAATTCAAAAAAGATAAGTTTATTTTAAAATTAATCATTTTAGGAAATCTATTAAAATTAAAGTATGCCGAAGAAATATATTACTCTTTACATATACTTTTAAATTCAGGAATCACTTTAGTAGATGGATTTGATGTCATAATAGAAAATATAAATAATTTAGAGATTAAGAAAAATCTCTTAAACATTCAAAAGGATATTAAGACAGGATCTACTATTACAAGTGCATTCAGACAACTCAATCTTTTTAACAAACGTTTTCAATCCTTTATAAAAACTGCTGAAGAAAGTGGCTTTCTTTCAGAAGCTTTTTTGGAAATCTCAAAAATTTTAAAACTTGAATATGAATATAAACTAAAAAAATATATAGCCTTTATTGAACCTCTATCTATTATTACCTTAGGATTTTTTATTGTTTTTATAATTCTTTCTATATATATACCTATTTTTTCAATGATTGATGTTTTTTAA
- a CDS encoding prepilin-type N-terminal cleavage/methylation domain-containing protein — MNKKGFSFIEIIVSITLLLFLLIPTLKINTQQILNFKKMDIAVKELDLFDSIYSYLQSENIVFFHEDNLIFKDYEDLKRNPIFQDFEFKEYPKESFDLKIQIKVSDIDFYSSVNKANIIYVNFTNNKKQMKTKIIKFIN; from the coding sequence ATGAATAAAAAAGGCTTCAGTTTTATAGAGATTATAGTATCTATAACACTTCTTCTGTTTTTATTAATTCCTACTCTAAAAATTAATACTCAACAAATTTTAAATTTCAAAAAAATGGATATTGCTGTAAAAGAACTTGATCTCTTTGATTCTATTTATTCATATTTACAATCTGAAAATATAGTTTTTTTTCATGAGGATAATCTTATTTTTAAAGACTACGAAGATTTAAAAAGAAATCCTATTTTTCAAGACTTTGAATTTAAAGAATATCCCAAAGAAAGTTTTGATTTAAAAATCCAAATAAAAGTATCTGATATTGATTTTTATTCTTCAGTAAATAAAGCAAATATTATATATGTTAATTTTACAAATAATAAAAAACAAATGAAGACAAAAATAATAAAATTTATAAATTGA
- a CDS encoding prepilin peptidase, protein MDRLLTYTLYLMLLLIIYIDINKKYIPNFLNFSLLILCFFVRGADKILLFFIGASVYTLPVLLLYAYVSDLLKKDVIGFGDIKLIMALGGLLYVENINLFLQIYIFYLITFVSASSFILFLCIHKYLFKKNYSLKNKEIAFAPFICLSFIFLYNFNFILEHIL, encoded by the coding sequence ATGGATAGATTATTAACTTACACACTTTATTTAATGCTATTACTTATTATATATATAGATATTAATAAAAAGTATATACCTAACTTTTTAAATTTCTCCCTATTGATTCTCTGTTTTTTTGTTAGAGGAGCAGATAAAATATTGCTATTCTTTATTGGAGCCTCTGTTTACACCTTACCTGTTTTATTACTCTATGCCTACGTATCTGATCTGCTAAAAAAAGATGTAATTGGCTTCGGAGATATAAAATTAATAATGGCTTTGGGAGGACTCCTGTATGTTGAAAATATAAATTTATTTTTGCAAATATATATCTTTTATTTAATTACTTTTGTTTCAGCTAGCTCTTTTATTTTATTTTTGTGCATACACAAATATTTATTTAAGAAAAATTATTCTTTAAAGAATAAAGAGATAGCTTTTGCTCCTTTTATCTGTCTGAGTTTTATATTCTTATATAATTTTAACTTTATTTTGGAGCACATACTATGA
- a CDS encoding prepilin-type N-terminal cleavage/methylation domain-containing protein: MKNKAFSLIEIIVAVAIIATLSGLIGLKLKGHVAKAKDTKAVVSLNTLRAAIQLYQIENAESLFDTNTTTYSKAKVVEGLKKLETYLENNSKTIIDNPEFQIGGSQNLNNKKIIYGGKVRITFINPNTSGNNDGYSIWLEPFDGTLEADIKGNKWIDY, from the coding sequence ATGAAAAACAAAGCTTTTTCATTGATTGAAATTATTGTTGCTGTTGCTATTATTGCGACTCTATCTGGTTTAATAGGTTTAAAATTAAAAGGTCATGTTGCAAAAGCTAAGGACACAAAAGCAGTTGTTTCATTGAACACTCTTAGGGCTGCTATACAACTCTATCAAATTGAGAATGCTGAAAGCTTATTTGACACTAACACAACTACTTATTCAAAAGCCAAAGTGGTCGAGGGGCTTAAAAAACTTGAAACTTACTTAGAAAATAACTCCAAAACAATTATTGATAACCCGGAATTTCAAATTGGCGGTTCTCAAAATCTAAACAATAAAAAAATTATATATGGTGGAAAAGTCAGAATAACATTTATAAATCCTAATACTTCTGGAAATAATGACGGATATTCAATTTGGCTGGAACCTTTCGATGGAACACTGGAGGCAGATATAAAGGGGAATAAATGGATAGATTATTAA